The Podospora bellae-mahoneyi strain CBS 112042 chromosome 7, whole genome shotgun sequence genome includes a window with the following:
- a CDS encoding hypothetical protein (EggNog:ENOG503NZKH; COG:S), translated as MANEHLTVDPDEDNVPLMKSPVVRVKSFPKESPSPADGQGGNPNFESLGWRESDDDHPEFEKHAEATNIEVFYDLFVAAILCVFAEVQDVTNLQQLNSFIAYFVLLWLGSWALLGLFDVRFITDSIFERSIRAVHFGVMVGFAVVAPTWSLYENKSQTYRTLSLILMASRLALASQYGSIMWHIRRFRKTRLPMGMMVALNLVSAIIYLGVAFAFKDGTDSKLYAIWFIMVGLETLITIVLSLKFQVLSFSGTHIVSRMSLLSYIFMGEGIITVLSAVTKVVINHNSWTSATTGNVAAGISNLYLIYMIYFDWRRNLRMPLYRELLWSFLHFPFHIFLKLFILGSSQFVIWWKVIETYLATNKMFMAALKAGDDPGFNVTTSWFVSTINGTLNEVFQLYRPKYDVTPQSISDGLALLMEIPDDFWATVQDVPEEEFFNNETVSHIINALAQLLTAMQNSLFATFNVNGYSAFEGSDEVFKNAAELEERVSELNWGKFKLVFTYAYVAAGLTLITMNLLYIVSRNGGWTPFNYVRKGLNFLIGVGLCLVTLITLNTEQVLQLWGTPWPLPILVITLFVVLILNHLPQPPPIFFNGANTKRLGGDKRKKQKTGWGVTAVQKLREDPRLLQRCMCEFIMNGLNMKLELTSVDV; from the exons ATGGCAAACGAACACCTCACAGTCGATCCGGACGAGGACAACGTGCCTCTGATGAAGAGTCCTGTTGTCCGCGTCAAGTCTTTTCCCAAGGAGAGCCCATCGCCAGCCGACGGTCAAGGGGGCAACCCCAATTTCGAAAGCCTCGGTTGGAGGGAGTCGGACGATGATCACCCAGAGTTTGAGAAGCACGCCGAAGCGACGAATATCGAGGTCTTTTACGACCTCTTTGTTGCTGCAATTCTGTGCGTCTTTGCAGAGGTGCAAGATGTGACCAACTTGCAACAGCTCAATAGCTTCATCGCTTACTTTGTACTGTTGTGGCTGGGCAGTTGGGCTTTATTGGGCCTCTTCGATGTTCGCTTCATAACGGATAGTATTTTTG AACGATCCATACGAGCGGTGCATTTTGGTGTCATGGTTGGCTTCGCAGTTGTTGCACCAACGTGGTCCCTATACGAAAATAAATCCCAGACATACCGAACCCTCTCCCTTATCCTCATGGCGTCTCGGCTTGCCCTGGCCTCACAATACGGATCCATCATGTGGCACATTCGAAGATTTAGGAAAACCAGGCTACccatggggatgatggtggcatTAAATCTTGTTTCTGCCATCATCTATCTCGGCGTTGCATTTGCCTTCAAGGACGGCACAGACAGCAAGCTATACGCCATTTGGTTCATCATGGTTGGCCTGGAGaccctcatcaccattgTCTTATCCCTTAAGTTTCAAGTTCTGAGCTTCTCAGGCACGCATATCGTCTCCCGCATGTCGCTTCTCAGCTACATTTTCATGGGCGAAGGGATCATCACCGTCCTGAGCGCCGTCACCAAGGTTGTGATCAATCACAATTCGTGGACAAGCGCGACAACAGGCAACGTGGCCGCGGGAATCTCCAACCTCTACCTCATTTATATGATCTACTTTGACTGGAGGAGGAACCTGAGGATGCCGCTTTATAGAGAGCTTCTCTGGTCATTCCTCCATTTCCCCTTCCACATCTTTTTAAAGCTTTTCATCCTCGGCTCATCGCAGTTTGTCATCTGGTGGAAAGTTATCGAAACTTATCTGGCTACCAACAAGATGTTCATGGCCGCCTTGAAGGCAGGGGATGACCCCGGCTTCAATGTCACCACATCATGGTTCGTCTCAACCATCAACGGAACTCTCAACGAGGTGTTTCAGCTCTACAGACCAAAATATGATGTAACCCCCCAATCAATCAGCGATGGGTTGGCATTGCTCATGGAAATCCCCGATGACTTCTGGGCCACAGTCCAGGATGTACCAGAAGAGGAATTCTTTAACAATGAAACAGTCagccacatcatcaacgccttGGCGCAATTGCTTACTGCTATGCAGAATTCACTCTTTGCAACATTCAATGTCAACGGGTACTCGGCGTTTGAAGGTAGCGACGAGGTTTTCAAAAACGCTGCGGAACTAGAGGAACGGGTTTCCGAGCTGAACTGGGGCAAGTTCAAGCTCGTTTTCACCTACGCCTACGTCGCCGCGGGGCTCACACTCATCACGATGAACCTCCTCTACATCGTCTCTCGCAACGGAGGCTGGACTCCCTTCAACTACGTCCGCAAAGGTCTCAACTTCCTCATTGGCGTCGGCCTTTGCTTGGTCACGTTGATAACCCTCAACACAGAGCAGGTCCTTCAACTCTGGGGGACACCCTGGCCGTTGCCGATTCTTGTCATTACCCTCTTTGTcgttctcatcctcaaccatctGCCTCAGCCACCACCGATTTTCTTCAATGGAGCCAACACAAAGCGCCTGGGTGGTGACAAGcggaagaagcagaagacCGGGTGGGGTGTT ACTGCAGTGCAAAAGCTACGGGAAGACCCTCGTCTCCTTCAGCGGTGTATGTGCGAGTTCATCATGAATGGTCTGAATATGAAGCTCGAGCTTACATCCGTGGACGTTTAA